From Actinomyces sp. oral taxon 171 str. F0337, one genomic window encodes:
- the lysA gene encoding diaminopimelate decarboxylase, with protein sequence MTDQLPAGEPPLGALACPEPEDRPDLWPTTARRTADGELALGGLTVSEILADAPSPVFVLDEADLRGRAASWSAAMAEEFWPNYGMAGGEAFYAGKAFLATKVAQWVLEEGMGIDTASRVELAVGLAGLEKVDGYEATTRARRLGLHGNGKTPAEVTTAVRHRVGHLVIDSPEEVDYAVAAVHELRRSGDFGPAERARVMVRLTTGIHAGGHEYISTAHEDQKFGLSVSTGAARRTIDAIMAAEELELAGLHSHIGSQILDLAGFREAVGVVLGLRHEIAVDTGHLCPEIDLGGGYGIAYTGADPVAPSPAQVARALAEAVRETCERLGDEVPTVSIEPGRAVAGPTTVTLYTVTGLKRVELGAGASRLYVSIDGGMSDNIRPALYEAAYTALVANRRPDPQAGLVRSRVVGKHCESGDVVVRDVDLPTDLAVGDVLAVPATGAYGRSMASSYNLFTRPGVRWVLEGESGWVLRPETIEDLLRLEG encoded by the coding sequence ATGACTGACCAGCTTCCCGCCGGCGAGCCGCCCCTGGGGGCCCTGGCCTGTCCCGAGCCCGAGGACCGTCCCGACCTGTGGCCCACCACAGCACGGCGCACCGCCGACGGCGAGCTCGCCCTGGGTGGGCTGACCGTCTCCGAGATCCTTGCCGACGCCCCCAGCCCCGTTTTCGTCCTGGATGAGGCCGATCTGCGCGGCCGCGCCGCCTCCTGGAGCGCCGCCATGGCCGAGGAGTTCTGGCCGAACTACGGCATGGCCGGGGGAGAGGCCTTCTATGCAGGGAAAGCATTCCTGGCCACCAAGGTGGCCCAGTGGGTCCTCGAGGAGGGGATGGGCATTGACACCGCCTCCCGCGTCGAGCTGGCCGTGGGGCTGGCAGGCCTGGAGAAGGTCGACGGATACGAGGCCACAACCCGTGCCCGCCGCCTAGGGCTGCACGGCAACGGCAAGACCCCGGCGGAGGTGACCACCGCGGTACGCCACCGGGTGGGGCACCTGGTCATCGACTCCCCGGAGGAGGTCGACTACGCCGTGGCCGCGGTGCACGAGCTGCGGCGCAGCGGCGACTTCGGCCCAGCGGAGCGTGCCCGCGTCATGGTGCGCCTGACCACCGGCATCCACGCCGGAGGGCACGAGTACATCTCTACCGCCCATGAGGACCAGAAGTTCGGCCTGTCGGTGTCCACCGGCGCGGCCCGACGCACCATCGACGCCATCATGGCCGCCGAGGAGCTCGAGCTGGCCGGCCTGCACTCCCACATCGGTTCCCAGATCCTGGACCTGGCCGGCTTCCGGGAGGCCGTCGGTGTCGTCCTCGGCCTGCGCCACGAGATCGCCGTCGATACCGGGCACCTGTGCCCGGAGATCGACCTGGGTGGAGGCTACGGCATCGCCTACACCGGCGCCGACCCCGTGGCGCCCTCGCCGGCACAGGTTGCCCGCGCCCTGGCCGAGGCCGTGCGCGAGACCTGCGAGCGCCTCGGAGATGAGGTTCCCACCGTCTCCATCGAGCCCGGTCGCGCGGTTGCCGGCCCGACGACAGTCACCCTCTACACCGTCACCGGCCTCAAGCGCGTCGAGCTGGGAGCGGGGGCCTCGCGCCTCTATGTCAGCATCGACGGTGGCATGAGTGACAACATCCGCCCCGCCCTCTACGAGGCCGCCTACACGGCCCTGGTCGCCAACCGTCGACCCGACCCGCAGGCCGGGCTGGTGCGCAGCCGGGTGGTGGGTAAGCACTGCGAGTCCGGTGACGTCGTCGTGCGTGACGTGGACCTGCCCACCGACCTGGCTGTCGGTGACGTGCTGGCCGTGCCCGCCACAGGCGCCTACGGGCGCTCCATGGCCTCCAGCTACAACCTCTTCACTCGCCCCGGTGTTCGCTGGGTGCTTGAGGGCGAGTCGGGATGGGTCCTGCGCCCT
- the argS gene encoding arginine--tRNA ligase → MTPEELAAAIRTVLEEASAEGSLALPAAEIPDPRVERPRNRDHGDWSTNVAMQLAKKAGTKPRDLAELLVPRLEALNGIASVEVAGPGFLNIRLDAASAGELARSIVEAGEAYGRNDSLSGQHINLEYVSANPTGPVHLGGARWAAVGDSLARILSACGAEVTREYYFNDHGTQIDRFARSLLASARGEQTPEDGYGGAYISEIAQQVTADELAAGRPDPATLPDVEATEVFRSRGVDLMFAAVKAELHAFRSDFDVFFHEDSLHTSGAVERAITRLRERGVIEERDGATWLRTTDFGDDKDRVLIKSDGNAAYFAADLAYYLDKRERGADCALYLFGADHHGYIGRMMAMCAAFGDTPGTNMQILIGQLVNLVRNGVPVRMSKRAGTIVILEDLVDAVGVDAARYALARSSMDSMIDIDLDLLASSTSDNPVYYVQYAHARTRNVARNAAEHGVSRDPNEAPFEPAALDDPADAALLGVLAQFPATVAQAASLREQHRVARYLEQLAAAYHAWYGATRVTPRGDDAVGSGHVARLWLNDAVGQVLANGLGLLGVAAPERM, encoded by the coding sequence GTGACCCCAGAAGAGCTTGCCGCAGCCATCCGCACCGTCCTGGAGGAGGCCTCCGCCGAGGGCTCCCTCGCCCTGCCCGCCGCCGAGATCCCCGACCCTCGCGTCGAGCGTCCCCGCAACCGCGACCACGGCGACTGGTCCACCAACGTGGCCATGCAGCTGGCCAAGAAGGCGGGCACTAAGCCGCGCGATCTCGCCGAGCTCCTCGTCCCGCGTCTTGAGGCCCTCAACGGCATCGCCTCCGTGGAGGTCGCCGGCCCCGGATTCCTCAACATCCGCCTCGACGCCGCCAGCGCCGGCGAGCTCGCCCGCTCCATCGTCGAGGCCGGAGAGGCCTACGGCCGCAACGACTCCCTGAGCGGCCAGCACATCAACCTCGAGTACGTCTCGGCCAACCCCACCGGGCCGGTCCACCTGGGTGGCGCTCGCTGGGCCGCAGTCGGCGACTCCCTGGCCCGGATCCTGTCCGCCTGCGGGGCCGAGGTCACACGGGAGTACTACTTCAACGACCACGGTACCCAGATCGACCGCTTCGCCCGATCCCTGCTGGCCTCCGCACGCGGCGAGCAGACCCCCGAGGACGGCTACGGCGGCGCCTACATCAGTGAGATCGCCCAGCAGGTGACCGCCGACGAGCTCGCCGCCGGCCGCCCCGACCCGGCCACCCTGCCCGACGTCGAGGCCACCGAGGTCTTCCGCTCCCGCGGCGTCGACCTCATGTTCGCCGCCGTCAAGGCCGAGCTGCACGCCTTCCGTTCCGACTTCGACGTCTTCTTCCACGAGGACTCCCTGCACACCTCCGGCGCCGTCGAGCGCGCCATCACCCGCCTGCGCGAGCGCGGCGTCATCGAGGAGCGCGACGGCGCCACCTGGCTGCGCACCACCGACTTCGGGGACGACAAGGACCGCGTCCTCATCAAGTCCGACGGCAACGCCGCCTACTTCGCCGCCGACCTCGCCTACTACCTGGACAAGCGCGAGCGCGGCGCCGACTGCGCCCTCTACCTGTTCGGGGCCGACCACCACGGCTACATCGGCCGCATGATGGCCATGTGCGCGGCCTTCGGGGACACCCCGGGCACCAACATGCAGATCCTCATCGGCCAGCTCGTCAACCTCGTGCGCAACGGAGTCCCGGTGCGCATGTCCAAGCGCGCCGGCACCATCGTCATCCTGGAGGATCTGGTCGACGCCGTCGGAGTGGACGCCGCCCGCTATGCCCTGGCCCGCTCCTCCATGGACTCCATGATCGACATCGACCTGGACCTGCTGGCCTCCTCCACCTCAGACAACCCCGTCTACTACGTTCAGTACGCCCATGCCCGAACCCGCAACGTGGCCCGCAACGCCGCCGAGCACGGCGTGAGCCGCGACCCGAACGAGGCGCCCTTCGAGCCCGCCGCCCTGGACGATCCGGCCGACGCCGCCCTGCTGGGGGTCCTGGCCCAGTTCCCCGCCACCGTGGCCCAGGCCGCCTCCCTGCGCGAGCAGCACCGAGTGGCCCGTTACCTCGAACAGCTCGCTGCCGCCTACCACGCCTGGTATGGCGCCACCCGCGTCACCCCCCGTGGGGATGACGCCGTGGGCTCCGGGCACGTGGCCCGCCTGTGGCTCAACGACGCCGTCGGGCAGGTCCTGGCCAACGGGCTCGGCCTGCTGGGCGTGGCAGCTCCCGAGAGGATGTGA
- a CDS encoding glycerophosphodiester phosphodiesterase, giving the protein MPPAASRTRRPAVIAHRGGGREVPENTWSAVEHVAALGLEWMETDLRLTADGVVVLSHDEDLRRTANDPRTVGEVMWAEMADLDSGDGRGFVRLDDALHAHPTMRFNVDLKDSCVVQAALQTVRDAEALERVRFASFSARRLAVLRRQEPRAMTSLGVSDVLGLMLRSEAAVPLPQTRWGWTRGKVDAVQVPESYHGVPVVTRRFVASAHTAGLEVHVWTVDDPERMRRLADLNVDAIMTDVPSLALKTLN; this is encoded by the coding sequence GTGCCGCCTGCCGCGTCACGAACCCGCCGTCCTGCCGTCATCGCCCACCGTGGTGGCGGACGCGAGGTTCCGGAGAACACCTGGAGCGCCGTCGAGCATGTGGCTGCGCTCGGGCTGGAGTGGATGGAGACAGACCTGCGGCTGACCGCCGACGGCGTCGTCGTGCTCAGTCATGATGAGGACCTGCGCCGCACCGCGAACGACCCCCGCACCGTCGGAGAGGTCATGTGGGCCGAGATGGCCGATCTCGACTCCGGTGACGGGCGCGGCTTCGTACGACTCGATGACGCCCTCCACGCCCATCCGACGATGAGGTTCAACGTCGATCTCAAGGACTCCTGCGTGGTCCAGGCCGCCCTGCAGACGGTGCGCGACGCCGAGGCCCTTGAACGAGTCCGGTTCGCCTCCTTCTCCGCCAGAAGGCTGGCCGTGCTGCGCCGCCAGGAGCCGCGGGCCATGACCTCTCTGGGAGTCAGCGACGTACTCGGACTCATGCTGCGCAGCGAGGCGGCCGTCCCCCTGCCCCAGACCCGCTGGGGCTGGACGCGCGGCAAGGTCGACGCCGTCCAGGTGCCGGAGAGCTACCACGGCGTCCCGGTGGTCACCCGCCGCTTCGTCGCCTCCGCGCACACCGCGGGCCTGGAGGTCCACGTCTGGACGGTGGACGATCCCGAGCGGATGCGTCGCCTGGCCGACCTCAACGTGGACGCCATCATGACCGATGTCCCCAGTCTCGCCCTGAAGACCCTCAACTGA
- a CDS encoding peptidoglycan DD-metalloendopeptidase family protein, protein MARRRQNAIEQPESASRQPEHPHMSAAQAHSAASVSPSVSSSPQVAGDTRPTRRSRKDLRTAQVVEGTQQTRETPVVESTPQSQSRRFEGRSENRRDRHRSHRGEHAESSSAAPSTPSALTPLVAASLAESTSDLGRAASDSTGTTPWWASGGTAPAASDGTQRRRHAAAQTTSAGPEAGVVSQTAPRSGSRRQQRASAASPTGVSAASAKPVVASTPHHAALFGAPGTQAGRAAAQTPQAEPSVPATPFTPEAPHEIRFSQRITDFRGAETVEVPEVRKIMAARKAGVPLADEETLRAIKAARSARKTKPERAAAETTGTGAADESVAPASSARGAAASKPDTHRDSSTGPAPVRPVRRRTGSGILGRTAVLSVLAAATVLAPLSSHLDNTPLASAAMKMHSGGSATQSPAAGGTRSSSVASAVLGSDDLESASDTQLSNVPDAATRARIREAFQNAAKTCSSATGASGDTSAFTSKPQLFYPMLPGTYEISSEYGYRTHPTLGYRKLHAGQDMAAPVGTPIYAAAAGTVTTAGMVDGTGTITIKHEIDGQVWYTSYLHMYEDGIHVKVGDTVTAGQMIAGVGNTGRSSGSHLHFEVRTKDDTADESTVEPWGWLKQHNAVELTTNCS, encoded by the coding sequence ATGGCTCGCCGACGTCAGAACGCCATTGAGCAGCCGGAGTCCGCCTCGCGTCAGCCCGAGCATCCGCACATGTCGGCGGCGCAGGCGCACAGCGCCGCGTCTGTGTCCCCGTCCGTCTCCTCCTCGCCGCAGGTCGCCGGCGATACCCGTCCCACCCGGCGCTCCCGCAAGGACCTGCGTACCGCCCAGGTCGTCGAGGGCACTCAGCAGACGCGGGAGACCCCTGTCGTCGAGAGCACGCCGCAGTCCCAGTCTCGCCGGTTCGAGGGGCGTTCGGAGAACCGTCGTGACCGACACCGCTCTCATCGCGGCGAGCACGCTGAGTCCTCGTCGGCGGCGCCGTCAACACCCTCGGCCCTGACGCCCCTGGTCGCGGCCTCTCTGGCCGAGTCCACCTCGGATCTCGGGCGGGCAGCCAGTGACTCCACCGGTACCACGCCTTGGTGGGCCAGCGGTGGCACGGCTCCTGCTGCGTCCGACGGCACACAGCGCCGTCGTCATGCGGCCGCTCAGACCACCTCTGCCGGGCCAGAGGCCGGAGTAGTCTCGCAGACCGCGCCCCGTTCCGGGAGCCGACGTCAGCAACGTGCCTCCGCAGCGTCTCCCACTGGCGTCTCGGCCGCCTCGGCCAAGCCTGTCGTGGCCTCCACCCCCCACCATGCCGCCCTCTTCGGTGCCCCCGGCACACAGGCGGGCCGTGCCGCGGCCCAGACACCGCAGGCCGAACCATCAGTGCCCGCGACGCCCTTCACTCCCGAGGCGCCGCACGAGATCCGATTCTCACAGCGGATCACGGACTTCCGCGGCGCGGAGACCGTTGAGGTCCCTGAGGTCCGCAAGATCATGGCCGCACGCAAGGCCGGGGTGCCGCTGGCGGACGAGGAGACCCTTCGCGCCATCAAGGCCGCCCGGAGTGCCAGGAAGACCAAGCCCGAAAGGGCGGCTGCCGAGACCACGGGGACCGGGGCCGCCGACGAGTCTGTCGCCCCGGCGTCGTCGGCCAGGGGCGCGGCAGCGTCGAAGCCGGACACTCACCGTGACTCCTCAACCGGACCCGCCCCCGTGCGCCCTGTCCGCCGGCGCACCGGTTCCGGGATCCTGGGGCGCACCGCCGTCCTGTCGGTCCTGGCTGCGGCCACGGTGCTCGCCCCCTTGTCCAGCCACCTCGACAACACCCCTCTGGCCTCGGCCGCCATGAAGATGCACTCCGGCGGCTCCGCCACTCAGAGCCCGGCCGCCGGCGGAACGAGGTCCTCGTCCGTCGCTAGTGCCGTGCTCGGCAGCGACGACCTGGAGTCGGCCTCCGACACCCAGCTGTCCAACGTTCCCGACGCCGCCACCCGGGCCAGGATCCGCGAGGCCTTCCAGAACGCCGCCAAGACCTGCTCCTCGGCGACCGGCGCCTCCGGCGACACCAGCGCCTTCACCTCCAAGCCGCAGCTGTTCTACCCGATGCTTCCGGGAACCTACGAGATCTCCTCGGAGTACGGTTACCGCACCCACCCCACCCTCGGCTACCGCAAGCTGCACGCCGGACAGGACATGGCCGCCCCTGTGGGGACGCCCATCTACGCGGCCGCCGCCGGCACCGTCACCACCGCCGGCATGGTCGACGGCACCGGAACCATCACCATCAAGCACGAGATTGACGGCCAGGTCTGGTACACCAGCTACCTGCACATGTACGAGGACGGCATCCATGTCAAGGTCGGCGACACCGTCACGGCCGGTCAGATGATCGCCGGAGTGGGCAACACGGGCCGGTCCTCCGGGTCTCACCTGCACTTCGAGGTGCGGACCAAGGACGACACCGCAGACGAGTCCACCGTGGAGCCGTGGGGCTGGCTCAAGCAGCACAACGCCGTCGAGCTCACCACCAACTGCAGCTGA